The nucleotide sequence TTCGAGCAGTATCAGCGACCGTCGATCTACGCGTTGCTGTGGGTCGGCCCGCTGGCCTATGTCCTGTTGCTGGTGACGGCACCGGTCCACAGCCTCGCTGACACGGCGGTACAGTTCCAGACCGTCGCCGGAATTACGGCGCCAGTTCCCGCCACCGACATCGCCACGGAGGCCTATACGGCGTTTTCGTATCTGCTGTTGGTCGGCGGATACCTCCAGCTTGTGCGCTTTCTGATCGAATCCCGGAACGTCTATCGCCAGCAGACTGTCGCGATCATCATCGGGAGTGTCGTCCCGCTAACCGCCAACGCGTTGTTCGTGATGGGCTTTAGTCCGCATCCCGGCTTGAACCCGACGCCGCTGGCCTTCGTTATCACTGGTGGGATTGTCGGCTGGGCGCTGTTCGAGTACGATCTGCTCTCGATTGCGCCGCTGGCCAGCGATCTGGTCGTCGACGAGTTGCCCGACCCGGTGATCGTTCTCGATGAGAGCGATGTCGTGGTCGATCACAACACGGCAGCCGAGGCTGCGTTCGAAGCGAACGAACTGACCGGACGGGACATTTCGGCGGTCGTTCCCGAGTTCACCGAGCGTCAGGGCACTGATCGGCTGATTTCGGCCACCGCACCAGCCCAGTCGGACTCAACGGCATTGTACAACCCTCAGACGACCGAGATTACCGACCAGCATAGCCAGTACCGTGGCCGGCTGATCGTCTTCCGAAACGTGACGGCCCAGCAGCGGCGCCTCGACCGGATCGAAGCCCTTCAGGCGGCGACCGAGGCACTCATCGACGCACGTATCGACGACGAAATCGCCGAGGTCGCCGTCTCGTTCGTCGATCGGATCCTCGATCAGGAGATCGCCGTCGTCTTCGTCGCCACCGACGACGGCGCACAGCTCCGTCCGGCAGCAGTTTCGGAATCGATCGACGCAGCGAGCGACGGTCAGCCGCCGAATCTGACCGCCAACGACGGAACGCTCTGGGCCCGATATCAGCAATCGGATGCGGACGGTGTCGTCTCCGCGGACTGGGAGTGGGAACCGCTGACTGCGGTCGACCTCGACGAACTACTGGTGCTATCACTGGGCGATCACGGGCTGTTCTGTATCGGCTCCGCCGAAACGGGATATACAGTCGGGGATCGACAGTTCGCCAGGATACTTGCCGACGGGACGGAAACGGCACTCGACCGCGTGGCCCACGAACAGGATCTCCGGGAGAGTCGCCGGGTCGTCCGACAGCACACCGAACAACTCGAATTCCTCAACGGCGTCCTCCGACACAACATCCGCAACGGGATGCAGGTCATCGAGAGTAACGTCAGCTTACTCGATGCACACATCGACACCGATCCGGACAGCCAACAATATCTTTCACGGATCCGGGATCGAACGGGAGAACTCTCGACGCTGACCGCCAGGATCCGTTCGATCACCGATACCGTGACGACCGACCCGGGGAACCGTTTGTGGCCAGTCGAACTGCGCCCGGCACTCAAAGAGCAGATCGCGGAGATCGAACGGCGACATAAAGACACGTACATTGAACTACACCACGACGGAAACCCGGTCGTCCTGGCGAATGGACTGCTCGAAGACGTCTTCGAGATCATCTTACAGAACGCCGTCGAGCACAACGATGCCGACCGGACGCGCATCGAGATCGACGTGAAACACGTCGGGGACTGGATCCAGGTGCACATTGCCGATAACGGCCCCGGCGTCTCCGATCACCTGAAAGAGTCACTGTTCGAGCGGAACGTCTCGGTCAGTGAGACGGCACACGGGTTCGGATTGTATTTCGTGGCGCTGATTCTCGACCTCTTCGGCGGCGACGTCTGGTTCGAGGACAACGAGCCACGGGGCGCGATCGCCGTTCTGGAGTTCCAGCGCGCACCCGACGAGTAATTCAGCCCGGAATATCCGTTGCTGTCGGGAATCGCCCGGGGACCACAGCAAAAAGCATATTCACCGTACCGGCCAATTCCAGTCCATGATCGGCGTCGTCGGCGGCGGGGTCGCAGGACTGGCAGCAGCACGTCGTCTCCAGAAGGCGGGATACGACGTCATGGTGCTCGAAGCGAGTGACGACCTCGGCGGACTGGCGGCGACCTACGAAACGAAGGGGGACCCGATCGAGCGGTACTATCATCACCTCTCGAAGTCCGAAGAGACGATCGTCGAGCGGTTCGAGGAACTGGGACTCGGATCTGACCTGGTGTGGGGCTACGGCAGCGACGCCTACTACGTCGACGGTGTGGTCCATCCGATGGACAAACCCTGGGAGATTCTCGCCTATCCGCACCTCTCGCTGTATGACAAGTTCCGCCTCGGCCTGCTCGTGTTGGACGTCGATATCCGCGGGGGGATCCCCTCCTTTGACACCTACGAGCAACTCGAAGACTTCGAGGACGTTCCAGTCAAGGAGTTTATCCTCGATCACACGTCTCGGGGCTGTTTCGAGCGGTTTTTCAAGCCGTTGCTCGAGGCGAAGTTCGGCGAGCGCTGGGAAGACGTCAGCGCCGCGTGGCTCCTCGGCCGCGTGAAGTTCCGCGGCGAACGGGATCCGTTGCGGGGGGAACTGCTGGGCTACCCACTTGGCGGATTCGGCAGCCTGATCGACGCGCTTGTCGATTCCGTCGGCATGATGGACATCTTTACCGGGGAGCGTGTGACCGATATCGGTATCGAGGACGGGGCCGTTCAGTCGGTGACCGCCGAAACAGACCTGGGAGCCGTTCCTTACACAGTCGACGGCGTCGTCATCGCCACGATGCCCGACGTACTGGAGTCGATCACGGGCTATGCATGTGACATCGACTTCCAGGGCACCGTCTGTTCGGTCATCAGCATGGCGGAAACGCTGACAGACACCTACTGGCTCAACATTGCCGACGACGCCCCCTTCGGCGCACTCATCGAACACACGAACTTCGTCTCGCCGGAGCAATACGGTGGCGAGCACCTGCTGTACGCCGTCAAATACATCCAGGATTTCGAGGACGAACTCTGGCAAATGGACGACGAACGCGTCGAGGAAACGTGGCTCGCCGGCATCGAGGATCTATTTCCCGACTTCGACCGGGCATCCGTCAACTGGATCGAAACCTCGCGAAGCCCGAAGACCGCGCCCATCTACGAGCGGGGCTATCTCGAGAAGGTGATCCCCTATGACCTGAGCGGGGAGGTGGCAGACGGCGTCTATTACGCCGGCATGGCCTCGCGGGCACAGTACCCCGAACGCTCGCTCAACGGCGCGTTCGTCGCCGGTGAGACAGCCGCCGAGCGACTCATCCAAAACCAGTAGCACAACGCAGCTGCGTACTCCAGACACATTCGACAGGCCGGCTCTCAGCCCTCTACCTCAGCGTCGTCGACGGCGTCCGGATCAACGCCGGGGGCTGCCTCGACATCGACTTCCTCGGGTTCTTGGCCGCCGCCGATCACGACCTCGCCGTCATCCGTCTCGACGTAGACGTCGTCGGCGAACCCGCCGATCGCGTGCGGGTGGTCGGGATCGTCGAGTTTCTCCGGCGTCGAGGGTGCGTCCGGGAGTCCGCCCTCGGGTGCGAACTCGCCGAGGGGGTCGTCGATCGTGATGCCGTGGGATTCGAAGAAGTCGGCGTAGCGGTCGTAGTGGGCCTCGACTTCCTCGACGGGGAACTCCATCATCTCGGTCCAGCCGTGGTTATAGAAGTCGAAGTTTGCCTGCGCGTGAGTGATCTCGCGGGCTTGGGCCTCGGGATAGCCTTCCTGGAGTGCCGCGACATAGGTGTCCATGGTCGCGTCGAACATGGCCGCTAAGCGCTCGCGCCGCTCTTCCTGGCGTTGTTCATCGGCCCAGTCCAGGAAGAAGTCGGTGTGGATATCGACCAGTTTGTCGGCCACCATCTCACCGACGACCGGGGCAGTCAGACTTTGCTTGGCTGCCCAGTGTTTGACGCCTTGTTTGAGTTTCATCGTACCGGGGCCTATACCCTCCATTCACATCAATTCCGGGACGACGGCAACGACGCACAGGGCGCTCGTTGTCCCTCTCGGCGTGACTCTCGTCAGTTGCTTGGTCGTCGTTTACGGGTTGCGCTGGGCCGCCATCGGTTTCATGGCCGGCACACGGCAATCGGATCCGAACCCCGCGGTTCAGTTCACTCCGTTCCTCGGGCTCTTGCTGGTGGTGATCGGGCTGGAGGTGTGGGAACGCAGATGGACTGCGTGGTCGCTTGCTGTCATCATCTCTGGCGAGA is from Halorhabdus sp. BNX81 and encodes:
- a CDS encoding histidine kinase N-terminal 7TM domain-containing protein; the protein is MVQLSVPVLVAAGSAGGGVISAWLAVFAWQRRAVDAAGPFAALAAAVSVLSFCYAGGLIADSTTTASILLTAGNVAGSQVAPLWVVFAIVYTRFEQYQRPSIYALLWVGPLAYVLLLVTAPVHSLADTAVQFQTVAGITAPVPATDIATEAYTAFSYLLLVGGYLQLVRFLIESRNVYRQQTVAIIIGSVVPLTANALFVMGFSPHPGLNPTPLAFVITGGIVGWALFEYDLLSIAPLASDLVVDELPDPVIVLDESDVVVDHNTAAEAAFEANELTGRDISAVVPEFTERQGTDRLISATAPAQSDSTALYNPQTTEITDQHSQYRGRLIVFRNVTAQQRRLDRIEALQAATEALIDARIDDEIAEVAVSFVDRILDQEIAVVFVATDDGAQLRPAAVSESIDAASDGQPPNLTANDGTLWARYQQSDADGVVSADWEWEPLTAVDLDELLVLSLGDHGLFCIGSAETGYTVGDRQFARILADGTETALDRVAHEQDLRESRRVVRQHTEQLEFLNGVLRHNIRNGMQVIESNVSLLDAHIDTDPDSQQYLSRIRDRTGELSTLTARIRSITDTVTTDPGNRLWPVELRPALKEQIAEIERRHKDTYIELHHDGNPVVLANGLLEDVFEIILQNAVEHNDADRTRIEIDVKHVGDWIQVHIADNGPGVSDHLKESLFERNVSVSETAHGFGLYFVALILDLFGGDVWFEDNEPRGAIAVLEFQRAPDE
- a CDS encoding NAD(P)/FAD-dependent oxidoreductase, coding for MIGVVGGGVAGLAAARRLQKAGYDVMVLEASDDLGGLAATYETKGDPIERYYHHLSKSEETIVERFEELGLGSDLVWGYGSDAYYVDGVVHPMDKPWEILAYPHLSLYDKFRLGLLVLDVDIRGGIPSFDTYEQLEDFEDVPVKEFILDHTSRGCFERFFKPLLEAKFGERWEDVSAAWLLGRVKFRGERDPLRGELLGYPLGGFGSLIDALVDSVGMMDIFTGERVTDIGIEDGAVQSVTAETDLGAVPYTVDGVVIATMPDVLESITGYACDIDFQGTVCSVISMAETLTDTYWLNIADDAPFGALIEHTNFVSPEQYGGEHLLYAVKYIQDFEDELWQMDDERVEETWLAGIEDLFPDFDRASVNWIETSRSPKTAPIYERGYLEKVIPYDLSGEVADGVYYAGMASRAQYPERSLNGAFVAGETAAERLIQNQ
- a CDS encoding DUF6149 family protein, giving the protein MKLKQGVKHWAAKQSLTAPVVGEMVADKLVDIHTDFFLDWADEQRQEERRERLAAMFDATMDTYVAALQEGYPEAQAREITHAQANFDFYNHGWTEMMEFPVEEVEAHYDRYADFFESHGITIDDPLGEFAPEGGLPDAPSTPEKLDDPDHPHAIGGFADDVYVETDDGEVVIGGGQEPEEVDVEAAPGVDPDAVDDAEVEG